The Flammeovirga pectinis genomic interval TTGAGTAGTAATTTGGTTATAAATCAAATGGCTAGTAATACATAAAAAACAATAGCAATTTGTAATTTGTTTTATCAAGCTATCAAAAATATAATCTTAAAGCAAAAGATTCGTGGGGAAAACAACATCAATCATAATCTATTTTAATTTACTGATTTTCAACATTTCAATTTCTTGTATAGCACAAGACATGAAAGCAGTAGAAAAAAACATTAAAACCTTGTCTGCTAAAAATATGCGTGGGCGTGGATACACATTTAACGGTGATAAGAAAGCTGCTGCATTTATTGAACAAAAATTTAAAGATATTGGGTTGCAATCTTACCCAAAAGAAGAGTACCTACAACATTTTGAAATGCCTGTAAATACCTTCCCTAACAATATCACTTTAAAAATTAATGCTAATTCTCTCAAAGTGGGTGTCGATTATCTTCCTTCTACAGATTCAGGAACGGGTAATGCCGAAGGTGAAGCATACTATATTTCTTCGGATGTGTTTATAAAAGATGCTGCTTTAGTTGAGTTTTTAAAAGTAGACCTTTCTAACAAAATTGTAATTTATGATCAAGAAGAAGAAAAAAATAGAATTACTTGGAATCGAGCTTTAACAACTAAGATTTTACAAGCACGTGCATCCATTGTATTGTTCGATAAATTAACTTTTAGTGTAGCCCGTTGGCAAGTACCTCAGCCTAGATTTTATGTTTTAAGGGAAAAACTTCCTGCTGATATCGAAAAAATATCATTTTCAATCCAACCAAAGTTTTTTAAGGAATATACTTCTCAAAATGTCATTTCATACATTAAAGGAAAAACGCATCCAGATAAATATTTAGTTTTTACAGCTCATTATGATCATTTAGGAAGCATAGGAAAGCAAATTTACTTTCCGGGAGCAAATGACAACGCATCTGGCATCGCTCTTTTATTAGAAATAGCTAAGTATTATAAATCAAATACTCCAGATTATTCTATTG includes:
- a CDS encoding M28 family metallopeptidase, producing MKAVEKNIKTLSAKNMRGRGYTFNGDKKAAAFIEQKFKDIGLQSYPKEEYLQHFEMPVNTFPNNITLKINANSLKVGVDYLPSTDSGTGNAEGEAYYISSDVFIKDAALVEFLKVDLSNKIVIYDQEEEKNRITWNRALTTKILQARASIVLFDKLTFSVARWQVPQPRFYVLREKLPADIEKISFSIQPKFFKEYTSQNVISYIKGKTHPDKYLVFTAHYDHLGSIGKQIYFPGANDNASGIALLLEIAKYYKSNTPDYSIVFIAFGAEEAGLIGSRYYVEHPFFPLDKIDFLINLDLFGSGEEGMMAVNGAVFTEQYQLLTSINTKNEFLPEIKKRGKAANSDHYYFSENGVPCFFFYLMGASWPHYHDIKDNQPLPLSGFKGAYKLITTFGNELQTSSK